Proteins from a single region of Actinomycetota bacterium:
- the ygiD gene encoding 4,5-DOPA dioxygenase extradiol, whose protein sequence is MNPEQFRHQAEKFPGTEKMPALFVGHGSPLNGIEDNTYSRAWKELGGRLPRPAAVLSVSAHWLTHGTSVHTSPRPRTIHDFWGFPEELYGIEYACPGAPELAEDLISLVRKTRVERDRDWGLDHGTWVPLLRLFPDADIPVFQLSIDMSKPSEFHYRIGKELAPLRDKGVLIVGSGNIVHNLGRVDYDPDADPYDWSIEFDELSRKLIEEGDHEALIEYTRLGPAAMLSIPTPDHYWPLLYILALKGQEETVGFPVNGIAHGSVSMRAVAIGF, encoded by the coding sequence ATGAATCCTGAACAGTTTAGACATCAGGCTGAAAAGTTCCCCGGGACTGAGAAGATGCCCGCACTTTTCGTGGGGCACGGCAGCCCCCTGAACGGGATCGAGGATAATACTTACTCCCGTGCCTGGAAGGAACTGGGTGGCAGGCTGCCCAGGCCCGCCGCCGTGCTCTCGGTTTCCGCCCACTGGCTTACCCACGGCACATCAGTGCACACTTCGCCGCGACCGCGGACCATCCATGATTTCTGGGGATTTCCGGAGGAGTTGTACGGGATCGAATATGCCTGCCCGGGTGCGCCGGAACTGGCTGAAGATCTGATTTCCCTGGTGAGGAAAACCAGGGTGGAACGTGACCGGGACTGGGGGCTTGACCATGGGACCTGGGTGCCGCTGCTGCGGCTGTTCCCCGATGCTGACATACCGGTTTTTCAGCTCAGTATCGACATGAGCAAGCCGTCTGAATTCCATTACCGGATCGGGAAGGAACTGGCGCCGCTTCGCGACAAGGGAGTGCTGATCGTCGGCAGTGGCAACATCGTCCACAACCTCGGCCGGGTCGATTACGATCCGGACGCCGATCCTTACGACTGGTCGATCGAATTCGACGAGCTTTCCCGGAAGTTGATCGAGGAGGGGGACCACGAGGCGCTTATCGAATATACGAGGCTTGGTCCGGCGGCCATGCTTTCAATACCTACGCCGGACCACTACTGGCCGCTCCTTTATATCCTTGCCCTGAAAGGGCAAGAAGAAACGGTCGGCTTTCCCGTGAATGGCATCGCCCACGGAAGCGTTTCCATGCGGGCGGTCGCTATCGG
- a CDS encoding TetR/AcrR family transcriptional regulator C-terminal domain-containing protein: MAPPRKRASSDEGKSRPGLTREAIIAAALEIVDKEGLDALSMRHLGSVLKVDPMAIYYHVPNKSALLDGLMEAVMSEIDLSLDDPSQPGPERIRVAAHMYRNVMMAHPNAVQVVAVRNLNTTESFRPVEFLLGVFVEAGLSPAMAMAAVDIFALFVRGFVLFETGKTLAEEAACKGCEAADLLKQILPMDEFPVMYEVMAKTRFNTADEEFDLGIRALIRGMFETFNENAEQIEECD; this comes from the coding sequence ATGGCACCACCAAGAAAAAGAGCTTCATCAGATGAAGGAAAGTCCCGCCCGGGGCTTACCCGTGAAGCGATTATTGCCGCCGCCCTGGAGATAGTCGACAAAGAGGGCCTGGATGCCCTTTCCATGAGGCACCTGGGGTCCGTTCTCAAGGTCGACCCCATGGCGATCTACTACCATGTGCCCAACAAATCGGCATTGCTCGACGGCCTCATGGAAGCGGTCATGTCCGAGATCGACCTGTCGCTGGACGATCCTTCACAGCCGGGCCCTGAGCGCATCCGTGTGGCGGCCCACATGTATCGTAACGTGATGATGGCCCATCCCAACGCGGTCCAGGTGGTTGCCGTCCGTAACCTCAATACTACGGAGTCATTCCGCCCGGTCGAATTCCTCCTTGGCGTTTTTGTCGAAGCTGGCCTTTCCCCGGCCATGGCCATGGCCGCAGTGGACATCTTCGCCCTGTTCGTCCGCGGCTTTGTCCTTTTTGAAACCGGTAAGACCCTGGCTGAAGAAGCCGCCTGTAAGGGATGTGAGGCTGCTGATCTCCTGAAACAGATACTTCCAATGGACGAATTCCCGGTCATGTATGAAGTGATGGCAAAGACCCGCTTCAACACTGCTGATGAGGAATTCGATCTTGGCATCAGGGCTCTGATAAGGGGCATGTTCGAGACTTTCAATGAAAACGCTGAGCAAATCGAGGAGTGTGATTAG
- a CDS encoding MMPL family transporter, whose amino-acid sequence MSLSTGKVAAKCARHPWMTIGVWLVILVAAIAASSMLLSSALTTEMKFTSPTESDQGFNLLSDRLRGPERVKEIAVVTSKDATVDDPAFKAQVDLLALDLIALGSDVVEGGTYYYQFRDETLVSKDRHTTILPIVMAGTIADAIDNVDQIHEVAADAAERSGYEIVVTGTASSNAESNQLSESDLQKAELFGIPVAMIILVVVFGTLVAAGLPLILAGFSIIIAIGITALVGQQFEMSFFVVNMITMMGMAVGIDYSLFVVSRYREELLAGRDRYEAIEIAGSTASRAVLFSGMTVILALAGLLIVPMSIFYSLGAGAIFVVAVSVLAALTLLPAVLGLMGEKINSLRVPFIHSYEAGREGGEGGRFWDWITRKVMGRPVISAVLAVSLLLLPALYYFQIETGANGINALPAEFESRRGFEILDREFSFGLVSPVEIVIDGDVNSPAVKDAIARLQEELKGDEVFYGNGQVQTNDSGDLALLSVPVSGSPESDQATGAVKKLRQEYIPRIFADSGADVKITGASAMNLDYFNMTDDYRPIVFIFVLGLSFVLLTVVFHSLVVPLKAILMNLLSVGAAYGLIVLVFQEGIGASLFGFQQVPVIEAWVPIFLFSVLFGLSMDYHVFLLGRIRENYVLTGDNSESVASGLRSTGRIITGAALIMVAVFSGFASGQLVMFQQMGFGLAVSVLLDATIVRSVLVPATMKLLGDWNWYLPRWLQWLPDVHVEGGGGEPRDATVDSSSVSGHTEAGLRRH is encoded by the coding sequence ATGAGCCTGTCCACTGGAAAAGTAGCGGCAAAATGCGCCCGCCATCCCTGGATGACGATCGGTGTCTGGCTTGTCATCCTCGTTGCCGCGATAGCCGCCTCTTCGATGCTTCTCAGCAGCGCACTGACTACCGAGATGAAGTTCACCAGCCCCACTGAATCGGACCAGGGGTTCAACCTGTTGTCTGACAGGTTGCGGGGCCCTGAAAGGGTCAAGGAGATCGCAGTCGTGACATCGAAGGACGCCACGGTCGACGATCCCGCGTTCAAGGCGCAGGTCGACCTTCTGGCTCTTGACCTGATCGCACTGGGTAGCGATGTGGTCGAGGGCGGCACCTACTACTATCAGTTCCGGGATGAGACCCTCGTCTCGAAAGATCGCCACACGACGATATTGCCGATCGTGATGGCCGGCACGATCGCCGACGCGATTGACAACGTCGACCAGATCCACGAGGTGGCGGCGGACGCCGCCGAGCGCAGCGGTTACGAAATCGTCGTCACCGGCACCGCCAGCAGCAATGCCGAATCCAACCAGCTGTCCGAAAGCGATCTGCAGAAAGCCGAGCTGTTCGGCATTCCGGTGGCCATGATCATCCTGGTCGTCGTTTTCGGCACTCTGGTTGCCGCCGGACTGCCGCTGATACTCGCCGGTTTCTCGATCATCATTGCCATAGGTATCACCGCGCTGGTCGGGCAGCAGTTCGAGATGAGCTTCTTTGTGGTCAACATGATCACGATGATGGGCATGGCGGTCGGTATCGATTATTCGCTTTTCGTGGTATCCCGTTACCGTGAGGAGCTGCTAGCTGGGCGGGACAGATACGAGGCCATTGAGATCGCAGGTTCGACTGCCAGCCGGGCGGTACTGTTCAGCGGCATGACCGTGATCCTGGCACTGGCGGGGCTGCTGATCGTACCCATGAGCATCTTTTACAGCCTGGGCGCAGGTGCGATCTTCGTGGTGGCCGTATCCGTACTTGCTGCCCTGACACTGCTGCCTGCGGTCCTGGGACTGATGGGGGAGAAGATCAACAGCCTGAGGGTTCCCTTCATCCATAGCTATGAGGCCGGTCGTGAAGGCGGGGAGGGTGGCCGTTTCTGGGACTGGATCACCCGCAAGGTCATGGGCCGGCCGGTGATAAGCGCGGTGCTGGCGGTCAGCCTGCTGCTCCTGCCGGCGCTTTACTACTTTCAGATCGAGACCGGCGCCAACGGCATCAATGCCCTTCCGGCGGAATTCGAATCCCGCAGAGGCTTTGAGATCCTTGACCGGGAATTCTCCTTCGGACTGGTATCACCTGTGGAGATCGTGATCGACGGCGACGTGAATTCGCCGGCCGTCAAGGACGCGATCGCCAGGTTGCAGGAAGAGCTCAAGGGTGATGAAGTCTTCTACGGGAATGGCCAAGTGCAGACCAACGACAGCGGCGACCTGGCATTGCTTTCAGTTCCGGTATCGGGTTCACCCGAGAGCGACCAGGCGACTGGAGCTGTCAAGAAGTTGCGCCAGGAATATATACCCCGGATATTCGCCGATTCGGGAGCGGATGTGAAAATCACGGGCGCCTCGGCCATGAACCTGGATTATTTCAACATGACCGACGACTACCGTCCCATCGTCTTCATCTTTGTGCTGGGACTGAGTTTCGTGTTGCTGACAGTCGTCTTCCACTCGCTGGTGGTGCCGCTGAAGGCAATCCTCATGAACCTGCTCTCGGTGGGAGCAGCCTATGGTCTGATCGTTCTGGTCTTCCAGGAGGGCATCGGCGCCAGCCTGTTCGGCTTCCAGCAGGTGCCGGTCATCGAAGCCTGGGTACCGATATTCCTGTTCTCGGTGCTTTTCGGCCTCTCGATGGATTATCACGTCTTCCTGCTGGGACGCATCCGCGAGAATTACGTGCTGACCGGCGACAACAGCGAGTCGGTGGCCTCCGGCCTCAGATCGACCGGGCGGATCATCACTGGCGCAGCCCTTATCATGGTAGCTGTATTCAGCGGTTTCGCCAGCGGGCAGCTGGTCATGTTCCAGCAGATGGGTTTCGGCCTGGCGGTTTCGGTGCTGCTGGATGCCACCATCGTGCGGAGCGTGCTCGTGCCTGCGACTATGAAACTGCTCGGTGACTGGAACTGGTATCTGCCCCGCTGGCTGCAGTGGCTGCCGGATGTCCATGTGGAAGGGGGCGGCGGAGAGCCACGGGACGCTACTGTAGACAGCTCTTCAGTTTCCGGGCACACAGAGGCAGGGCTGCGCAGGCATTAA
- a CDS encoding PD40 domain-containing protein, with the protein MRSKSRLVLIAAVLQTALLIAVFLLSVDTATAGYPGMIRVSTNSSGAEAHGDLSFASADYRSSAISGSGRYVAFESRATDLVSGDTDELSDIFVKDAETGATTMVSTDSAGAAVYSESIRPSISTDGRFVTFTSDSPDLVAGDTNGVSDVFLKDTQTGVTTRISTDSSGVQANSYGFYSAISGDGRYVAFESDADNLVADDTNQATDIFVKDTLTSVTARVSTDSSGNQATRTDTPWFGNSINMAPTISHDGRYVAFQSFAENLAAGDANGCWDIFIKDTVTGGTTIVSTDTAGFQSNFHSYYPSISADGRYLAFESWSNNLVAGDTNYSSDIFQKDILTGVTMRVSTSSSGDQGAYNTPFLGGGSFTPTISADGRYVTFISEAANLAPGDVNRERDIFVKDTVTGATALVSSDAVGRNGIGYSYGPAISADGRYISFLSEDYLLVPDDTNAARDYYRARNSLATNLYFPWYDNLYGRTWLMMANPAGSRTSSYYNFLEGDALDANISVASGSTAFRRYDGQMGGPAQSFATKFQPLVSERSLYGSSFEEVWATPYKELDSHYYWPNYLGSSMDMWVLAANPEENGEAIQVDLTILTEGSPGTPVTQQQVIQPGDSWTPIVPGLAGYSVEVEAYRVGGAPDNPADARKVIASERSLMAGAFNEMPGIPASRLSDHWLWPWYDSLNSLDFICVGNPGSQPVWVSVYVGGVLRGTPHQLAAGQVQNWGSYLERYADGPVEVYGCANGSVPCDTPADIYASQAVVFGPSYQETSGIRYEDLLPTAHWTWYDMSTPGSADWVLVSNPNDYEIYYEISMPGLDTAGDIRAHGILGPGDTVTPTFPGFIGGPVQVSAWRDSQKNVTASIYSSQRVLWNGYFNELTGLGF; encoded by the coding sequence ATGCGGAGTAAATCCAGGCTGGTCCTGATTGCAGCGGTACTTCAGACAGCGCTTTTGATAGCCGTTTTCCTTCTGTCAGTAGATACCGCCACTGCTGGATATCCAGGCATGATCCGGGTGTCAACAAACAGCAGTGGCGCCGAAGCGCACGGTGACCTGAGCTTCGCCTCGGCGGACTACAGAAGTTCTGCTATCAGCGGATCGGGTCGGTACGTAGCCTTCGAATCGCGAGCCACCGATCTGGTTTCTGGTGATACCGACGAACTCAGCGATATCTTTGTCAAGGACGCTGAGACTGGTGCGACTACGATGGTATCGACTGATTCTGCGGGCGCCGCGGTCTATTCTGAAAGCATAAGGCCATCGATTTCCACGGATGGACGTTTTGTCACGTTCACATCAGATTCTCCAGATCTTGTAGCGGGCGATACCAATGGCGTCTCGGATGTTTTCCTGAAAGACACCCAGACGGGAGTGACCACCCGGATCTCAACCGATTCGTCCGGTGTTCAGGCGAATTCTTATGGGTTTTATTCTGCTATCTCAGGTGATGGGCGTTATGTGGCTTTCGAATCAGATGCAGACAATCTGGTTGCAGACGACACCAATCAAGCAACAGATATTTTCGTCAAGGACACCCTAACCAGTGTGACTGCCAGGGTTTCCACTGATTCATCCGGCAACCAGGCCACGCGCACGGATACTCCCTGGTTCGGAAACAGCATCAACATGGCGCCGACGATCTCACATGATGGCCGCTATGTTGCTTTCCAGTCATTCGCCGAGAACCTTGCAGCTGGGGATGCAAACGGCTGCTGGGACATATTCATCAAGGATACTGTGACCGGAGGCACAACTATAGTATCTACCGACACAGCTGGCTTTCAGAGTAACTTCCACAGCTATTATCCGTCTATCTCCGCCGACGGGCGCTATCTTGCGTTTGAATCCTGGTCCAACAACCTTGTCGCTGGTGATACAAACTATAGCTCTGATATATTCCAAAAGGACATTCTGACAGGCGTTACCATGAGGGTCTCAACCAGTTCGTCAGGAGACCAGGGAGCCTACAATACTCCCTTTCTGGGTGGCGGTTCCTTCACACCGACGATCTCCGCCGACGGGCGATATGTCACTTTCATTTCCGAGGCTGCAAACCTGGCGCCTGGAGATGTAAACCGGGAGCGCGACATCTTCGTCAAGGACACAGTTACCGGCGCAACCGCGCTGGTCTCGTCCGACGCGGTGGGAAGAAACGGCATCGGCTACAGCTACGGCCCGGCCATTTCCGCGGACGGCCGCTACATTTCATTCCTTTCCGAAGATTACCTGCTGGTCCCTGATGACACCAATGCCGCCCGCGACTACTATAGAGCCCGTAACTCCCTCGCGACCAACCTCTATTTTCCCTGGTACGACAATCTCTACGGGCGCACCTGGCTGATGATGGCCAATCCAGCCGGCAGCAGGACCAGTTCTTACTATAACTTCCTGGAAGGCGACGCCCTGGATGCGAACATCTCTGTAGCTTCTGGCAGCACCGCATTTCGCCGCTATGATGGCCAGATGGGCGGGCCGGCGCAGTCCTTCGCTACCAAATTCCAGCCTCTAGTCAGCGAGCGTTCGCTCTATGGCAGCTCATTCGAAGAGGTCTGGGCGACGCCTTACAAAGAACTGGATTCCCACTACTACTGGCCTAATTATCTGGGTTCGTCCATGGACATGTGGGTGCTGGCTGCCAATCCTGAGGAGAATGGCGAGGCGATCCAGGTGGATCTGACCATTTTGACTGAAGGATCGCCCGGCACGCCGGTCACACAACAGCAGGTGATCCAGCCTGGGGATAGCTGGACCCCGATCGTTCCCGGACTTGCGGGCTATAGCGTTGAGGTCGAGGCTTACAGGGTGGGTGGTGCCCCGGACAATCCTGCCGACGCGCGCAAGGTGATCGCCTCCGAGCGCTCGCTGATGGCAGGCGCCTTCAACGAGATGCCGGGTATCCCGGCGTCGCGGCTCAGCGATCACTGGCTCTGGCCCTGGTATGACAGTCTCAACAGCCTGGACTTCATCTGTGTCGGTAATCCCGGCAGCCAGCCGGTCTGGGTCTCTGTTTATGTGGGTGGCGTGCTCAGGGGTACGCCCCATCAACTTGCCGCAGGGCAGGTGCAAAACTGGGGCAGCTATCTGGAGAGGTACGCCGACGGTCCGGTGGAGGTATACGGCTGCGCCAACGGCTCAGTACCCTGTGATACTCCCGCTGACATCTATGCTTCGCAGGCTGTGGTATTCGGTCCTTCATATCAGGAGACGTCCGGAATCAGATATGAAGACCTGCTGCCGACAGCCCACTGGACCTGGTACGACATGAGCACGCCAGGCTCAGCTGATTGGGTTCTGGTTTCGAATCCAAACGATTACGAGATCTATTATGAGATCAGCATGCCCGGCCTGGATACAGCCGGGGACATTCGCGCCCATGGGATCCTTGGGCCGGGAGACACAGTTACTCCCACATTCCCTGGTTTTATCGGTGGCCCGGTCCAGGTAAGCGCCTGGCGTGATTCCCAGAAGAACGTGACTGCGAGCATATACAGTTCGCAGCGGGTTCTCTGGAACGGCTATTTCAACGAGCTGACTGGTTTGGGCTTTTGA